Proteins encoded together in one Marinobacter sp. Arc7-DN-1 window:
- the pgsA gene encoding CDP-diacylglycerol--glycerol-3-phosphate 3-phosphatidyltransferase: MNLPNILTLSRIIMIPVFVVIFYLPVEWSYLVSAAIFGLAAATDWLDGYLARKLDQSTPFGAFLDPVADKLMVAVALAVLIEEHSAILLTIPATVIIGREIVISALREWMAEIGSRGSVAVSYIGKIKTTAQMAAIVGLLAFPPGVFWSNVALVLLYIAATLTLWSMGLYLKAAWADLFPGETEGRTP; this comes from the coding sequence ATGAATCTACCTAATATCCTCACCCTTTCCCGCATCATCATGATTCCGGTGTTCGTGGTGATCTTCTACCTGCCAGTGGAATGGAGCTATCTCGTGAGTGCGGCCATTTTCGGGCTGGCGGCGGCCACAGACTGGCTTGACGGATACCTGGCGAGAAAGCTCGACCAGAGCACCCCATTTGGGGCCTTCCTCGATCCGGTCGCTGACAAGCTGATGGTGGCCGTGGCTCTGGCTGTGCTTATTGAGGAGCATTCGGCCATTCTTCTGACCATTCCTGCGACGGTAATCATCGGTCGGGAAATCGTGATTTCCGCCCTGCGCGAGTGGATGGCGGAAATTGGCAGTCGTGGCAGCGTCGCTGTCTCCTACATCGGCAAGATCAAGACTACGGCTCAGATGGCTGCCATCGTTGGGTTGCTGGCGTTTCCGCCGGGGGTATTCTGGTCCAATGTTGCGCTGGTGCTGCTCTATATCGCCGCCACTCTTACCCTCTGGTCCATGGGGCTCTACCTCAAGGCTGCCTGGGCTGACCTCTTTCCGGGTGAGACGGAAGGTCGCACGCCGTAG
- a CDS encoding MlaD family protein, translated as MEPRAHHLIIGLFTIIAFGAALIFSLWLAKSSADREWAYYEIVFDHAVSGLAEGNPVLYSGVQVGDVMALTLDSENPGRVRVLVRVDQSVPIRDNTKAGLVLANITGSMSVQFSGGSPDRPALKGNRDNPPLIVAEPSTFNSLLANGHQLLAKADLLLSNATELLSGDNIENLTAILRNTREATDALLARREQLSALLDRLDAAGSRTAEAAIKVSRVSDNANELLQTDGRRVLQSMDKTLGIIYATISRIDQLTRDNRGAMDSGLQGMGELAPALRELRATLRNLNQFTQRLEEDPTGTLFGNDTMKELSK; from the coding sequence ATGGAGCCCAGGGCCCATCACCTGATCATTGGCCTGTTCACCATCATCGCGTTCGGGGCAGCCCTGATTTTTTCCCTGTGGCTGGCAAAATCATCTGCTGACCGGGAATGGGCTTACTACGAAATTGTCTTTGACCACGCCGTCAGCGGCCTGGCTGAAGGCAATCCGGTTCTTTACAGCGGCGTGCAGGTGGGTGACGTGATGGCGCTGACCCTCGACTCTGAAAACCCTGGTCGTGTCCGGGTGCTCGTTCGGGTTGATCAGTCCGTACCCATTCGTGACAACACCAAGGCAGGGCTCGTGCTGGCAAACATTACCGGCAGCATGAGTGTTCAGTTCAGTGGTGGCAGCCCGGATCGGCCAGCACTAAAGGGAAACCGCGACAATCCTCCGCTGATCGTCGCTGAGCCCTCTACATTTAACAGCTTGCTCGCCAACGGCCATCAGCTTTTGGCCAAGGCGGACCTCTTGCTCAGTAACGCCACAGAACTCCTTTCTGGCGATAACATCGAGAACCTGACGGCTATCCTGCGGAATACACGTGAAGCAACCGACGCCCTTCTCGCCCGCCGCGAACAGCTGTCAGCCCTGCTCGACCGGTTGGATGCTGCCGGGTCTCGCACCGCGGAAGCCGCCATCAAGGTTTCGAGGGTCTCTGATAACGCAAACGAATTGCTGCAAACGGACGGTCGACGGGTCCTGCAATCCATGGACAAAACGCTGGGCATCATTTACGCCACCATATCCAGAATTGATCAGCTGACGCGCGACAACCGGGGTGCCATGGATTCCGGGCTTCAGGGGATGGGTGAACTGGCACCGGCACTCAGGGAGCTGAGGGCGACGCTTCGGAATCTGAACCAGTTTACCCAACGCCTGGAAGAGGACCCGACGGGGACTCTGTTCGGAAACGACACCATGAAGGAGCTTTCCAAGTGA
- a CDS encoding ABC transporter ATP-binding protein, with product MSATRETKAATEPVIEVRELCNRFGDHIVHENLELDLLGGEILGVVGGSGTGKTVLLRSIVGLITPASGHIRVFDQDLTQLPAMARSRIEQRFGVLFQGGALFTSLNLQENIAVPLIEHAGLKRPEAEKLARMKLALTGLSPEAAVKYPSELSGGMVKRASLARALALDPEILFLDEPTAGLDPIGAAAFDRLIVTLRDALGLTVFLVTHDLDTLYSTCDRVAVLSQRRVLVADTLETVATMEDEWIQDYFNGPRGRAASYAFMDHSQIRNQE from the coding sequence ATGAGTGCAACCCGGGAAACCAAAGCCGCTACGGAGCCAGTAATCGAAGTGCGCGAACTGTGCAACCGGTTTGGTGACCATATTGTCCATGAAAACCTGGAACTGGACCTCCTCGGCGGCGAGATCCTGGGCGTGGTTGGTGGCTCGGGAACCGGTAAAACCGTGCTCCTGCGAAGTATTGTCGGGCTTATTACGCCCGCCTCCGGCCACATTCGGGTATTTGACCAGGACCTTACACAACTCCCGGCGATGGCCCGCTCAAGGATCGAGCAACGATTTGGTGTCCTGTTCCAGGGGGGCGCCCTGTTCACCTCCCTGAACCTGCAGGAGAATATCGCGGTACCCCTGATTGAACACGCCGGCCTGAAAAGGCCGGAAGCGGAAAAGCTGGCACGAATGAAACTGGCGCTTACCGGACTATCACCGGAGGCCGCCGTGAAATACCCGTCTGAACTCTCCGGTGGCATGGTCAAACGGGCGAGCCTGGCAAGAGCGCTGGCCCTGGATCCTGAAATCCTGTTTCTGGACGAGCCCACCGCCGGGCTGGATCCCATCGGCGCCGCCGCCTTCGACCGCCTCATTGTGACGCTACGGGATGCCCTTGGGCTGACGGTGTTCCTGGTCACCCATGACCTCGATACTCTGTATTCAACCTGTGACAGGGTTGCGGTACTGTCACAGCGCCGCGTGCTGGTAGCTGATACTCTGGAGACGGTTGCCACCATGGAGGATGAGTGGATTCAGGACTATTTTAACGGCCCCCGCGGTCGCGCAGCCAGTTACGCCTTCATGGATCATTCGCAGATACGGAATCAGGAGTAG
- a CDS encoding condensin complex protein MksE, with protein sequence MDNTSQFNQIADNLPSLAQLFRWFSRGRHLNRLAEPALWEELERNINDYQAIFTALGHELRLDGRGFAWFHQDEGSATTNKATRQLALLFMVLFDTQADAGIPLMKFGHWRIDQTLLTTVYEQHQDLLDAEELDLPGLSGLMKTAENFGFARFDSGAWQLLPAVCRYLDHYEELASQVDQAEDVSWAGDQDDEDDTP encoded by the coding sequence GTGGATAATACGAGCCAATTCAATCAGATCGCGGATAACCTGCCGAGCCTGGCCCAGCTTTTCCGGTGGTTCAGCCGGGGCCGCCACCTGAACCGCCTCGCGGAACCGGCGTTATGGGAAGAGCTTGAACGCAATATCAACGACTATCAGGCCATCTTTACGGCGTTGGGACACGAACTTCGTCTCGATGGACGTGGGTTTGCCTGGTTCCATCAGGACGAAGGCAGCGCGACAACCAACAAGGCCACGCGCCAGTTGGCCCTGTTGTTCATGGTCCTTTTCGACACTCAGGCGGATGCGGGCATACCGCTGATGAAATTCGGGCACTGGCGCATTGATCAGACTCTGCTAACCACTGTTTACGAGCAACATCAGGACCTGCTGGATGCGGAGGAGCTGGATCTACCCGGTTTGTCAGGGTTAATGAAAACCGCCGAAAACTTCGGCTTTGCCCGTTTCGATTCCGGAGCCTGGCAATTGCTGCCGGCGGTGTGTCGCTACCTGGACCATTACGAAGAACTGGCCAGCCAGGTGGATCAGGCCGAGGATGTGTCCTGGGCTGGCGATCAGGATGACGAGGATGATACCCCATGA
- a CDS encoding ABC-type transport auxiliary lipoprotein family protein → MKVAPIVNLALLLGIGLAGGCTVFPTPEPPRVMDMAAPETISKADQRFPESLRVDTPYASKPFNSTRILAKPAPWEFRSYEGVRWRDTVPVVVRDTLVSTLRQSEAFASVISETSPAEAELTLISELSAFHVENPESTPRIVIELHVQLIHNRSRASLCSNNFRIAEPAPGPAIEQIIEAFGAAGNTLSDRVILWATACDLPSHPERGQPRQP, encoded by the coding sequence GTGAAGGTAGCGCCAATCGTTAACCTCGCCCTCCTCCTGGGCATCGGCCTTGCAGGTGGCTGCACAGTGTTTCCGACCCCCGAGCCACCCCGGGTGATGGACATGGCTGCACCAGAAACAATCAGCAAGGCAGACCAACGCTTCCCGGAATCGCTGCGCGTTGATACACCCTATGCGTCCAAACCATTCAACAGTACGAGGATCCTGGCCAAGCCTGCGCCCTGGGAGTTCAGGTCTTATGAAGGCGTTCGCTGGCGCGACACGGTGCCGGTTGTGGTGCGTGACACCCTGGTCAGCACCCTGAGACAAAGCGAGGCGTTTGCCAGCGTGATCAGTGAAACCAGCCCCGCCGAGGCAGAGCTCACCCTGATCAGCGAGCTTTCCGCCTTTCACGTCGAAAATCCTGAGAGCACGCCCCGGATTGTTATCGAGCTGCACGTGCAACTGATCCACAACCGCTCCCGGGCCAGCCTGTGCAGCAACAACTTCAGGATAGCTGAACCGGCGCCCGGCCCTGCTATTGAGCAGATTATCGAAGCGTTCGGTGCCGCCGGCAATACGCTCTCAGACAGAGTGATTCTCTGGGCTACGGCGTGCGACCTTCCGTCTCACCCGGAAAGAGGTCAGCCCAGGCAGCCTTGA
- the uvrY gene encoding UvrY/SirA/GacA family response regulator transcription factor gives MIRVLVVDDHELVRSGITRMLADNPDIEVIGQASSGEDAIDFVRQQRPDIVLMDIRMPGIGGLEATRRILRIDDSLRVIVVTACADDPYPARVMQSGATAYITKGADIREMVRAIRMAHTGQRYISPEIAQKMALKQLGGGDRDEDGELSLFDRLSEREMQIAMMVVGCQKVQDISDKLCLSPKTVNSYRYRIFEKLEISSDVELALMAVRLGLLDADKV, from the coding sequence TTGATCAGGGTACTGGTTGTTGATGATCATGAGCTGGTGAGATCCGGTATTACCCGGATGCTGGCTGATAACCCGGACATTGAAGTCATCGGGCAGGCGTCCTCCGGAGAGGACGCGATCGATTTCGTGCGCCAGCAGCGGCCGGACATTGTCCTGATGGACATCCGTATGCCCGGCATCGGAGGCCTTGAGGCTACCCGCCGCATCCTTCGGATTGATGATTCCCTTCGCGTGATTGTCGTTACCGCCTGTGCGGACGACCCCTATCCGGCCCGAGTGATGCAAAGCGGCGCCACGGCCTACATAACCAAGGGTGCAGACATCAGGGAGATGGTTCGCGCCATTCGTATGGCCCATACGGGGCAGCGTTACATCAGCCCGGAAATCGCTCAGAAAATGGCGCTGAAACAGCTTGGCGGCGGCGACCGGGATGAAGACGGCGAGCTGTCGCTGTTTGACCGGCTTTCCGAGCGGGAAATGCAGATTGCGATGATGGTTGTGGGCTGCCAGAAAGTGCAGGACATTTCCGACAAGCTGTGCCTGAGCCCGAAAACGGTCAACAGCTATCGCTACCGGATTTTTGAGAAGCTGGAAATTTCCAGTGATGTGGAGTTGGCCCTGATGGCAGTGCGGCTTGGTTTGCTTGATGCCGACAAGGTCTGA
- the uvrC gene encoding excinuclease ABC subunit UvrC, which produces MPTRSDPESNNIGEFDSKSFLKQLTERPGVYRMYDEGGAVLYVGKARNLKKRVGSYFRKTGLAPKTEALVARIASIEVTITGSETEALLLEQNLIKSLRPPYNILLRDDKSYPYIYLSSHSDYPSLTFRRGRTKKGGGTWFGPFPSSGAVKESLNILQKVFRIRSCSESYFRNRTRPCLQYQINRCTAPCVGYVAPEEYQQDIRHATMFLEGKNPAIIHDLMNAMEAASQNLEFEKAAAYRDQINHLRHVQEQQSVDGEGGDADVVAIAQDAGVVCIVVIIVRGGRVLGTKDYFPRYSIEQTEGELLSAFLGQYYFGGNTRREIPRDILVPVEVEGQELLARALTESANREIRIRGNVRGERRRWLELAMTNARQTLLTHLASKETVYRRLLALRDLLELAETPSRMECFDISHSHGENTVASCVVFDENGPLKTDYRLFNIEGVTAGDDYAAMRQVLSRRYKRMVAGEGKRPDLVFIDGGKGQLNIAREVFDELEISDIPLIGVAKGVTRRAGMEQLIDAMTGDVFRVPADSPALHLIQHIRDESHRFAITGHRARRDKKRRQSTLEGIEGVGPKKRRDLIRYFGGIQELRKAGVDEMVKVPGISKSLAETLYAALHDE; this is translated from the coding sequence ATGCCGACAAGGTCTGACCCTGAGAGTAACAACATCGGGGAGTTTGACAGCAAGAGCTTCCTGAAGCAGCTCACGGAGCGGCCCGGCGTCTACCGAATGTATGACGAGGGCGGCGCAGTGCTGTACGTCGGCAAGGCCCGTAACCTGAAAAAGCGGGTCGGCAGCTACTTTCGCAAGACCGGCCTGGCGCCGAAAACCGAAGCGCTGGTTGCCAGGATTGCCTCAATCGAAGTCACGATTACCGGCAGTGAAACCGAGGCCCTGCTACTCGAGCAGAACCTGATCAAGTCGTTACGGCCGCCCTACAATATTCTTCTCCGGGACGATAAGTCCTATCCCTATATTTACCTGTCCTCCCACAGCGACTATCCCTCGCTGACGTTTCGCCGGGGGCGCACCAAGAAAGGCGGCGGCACCTGGTTTGGGCCGTTTCCAAGTTCCGGTGCGGTCAAGGAAAGTCTTAATATTCTGCAGAAGGTATTCCGCATAAGATCCTGTAGTGAAAGCTATTTCCGAAACCGGACGCGGCCTTGCCTGCAGTACCAGATCAACCGGTGTACCGCGCCCTGTGTTGGTTATGTGGCGCCGGAGGAATACCAGCAGGACATTCGCCACGCCACCATGTTCCTGGAAGGGAAGAACCCGGCCATCATCCATGATCTGATGAATGCCATGGAGGCTGCCTCGCAAAACCTGGAGTTCGAGAAGGCGGCGGCCTACCGGGATCAGATTAACCATCTGCGCCACGTTCAGGAACAGCAGTCGGTGGATGGCGAAGGCGGCGATGCCGATGTGGTCGCCATTGCCCAGGATGCCGGGGTTGTCTGTATTGTGGTCATCATTGTTCGTGGCGGCCGGGTGCTGGGTACCAAGGACTACTTTCCCCGATACTCCATCGAACAGACCGAAGGCGAGCTGCTCAGCGCCTTCCTCGGCCAGTATTATTTTGGTGGCAATACCCGCCGGGAGATTCCCCGGGACATCCTTGTGCCCGTTGAGGTTGAGGGTCAGGAGCTTCTCGCCCGGGCACTCACGGAGTCCGCTAACCGGGAGATCCGTATCCGGGGCAATGTGAGGGGAGAACGTCGCCGCTGGCTCGAACTGGCCATGACCAACGCCCGCCAGACATTGCTCACACACCTTGCCAGCAAGGAAACCGTGTACCGGCGGTTACTGGCCCTGCGGGACCTGCTTGAGCTCGCAGAAACCCCGTCGCGCATGGAGTGTTTCGACATCAGCCACAGCCACGGGGAAAATACCGTCGCATCCTGCGTGGTTTTCGATGAGAATGGCCCCCTGAAGACCGATTACCGCCTGTTCAATATCGAAGGCGTCACCGCCGGTGATGACTACGCCGCCATGCGCCAGGTGCTTTCCCGCCGCTACAAGCGAATGGTGGCCGGGGAGGGCAAGCGCCCGGATCTTGTCTTCATTGATGGTGGTAAAGGGCAATTGAACATTGCCCGGGAAGTGTTTGATGAGCTTGAAATTTCCGATATACCGCTGATCGGTGTCGCCAAGGGCGTGACCCGCCGGGCAGGCATGGAGCAGCTCATTGATGCGATGACCGGCGATGTCTTCCGGGTACCGGCAGACTCGCCGGCATTGCATCTGATTCAGCACATCCGGGACGAGTCCCACCGCTTTGCGATTACCGGGCACCGAGCGCGCCGGGACAAAAAACGGCGACAGTCTACACTGGAGGGTATCGAAGGTGTGGGGCCGAAAAAACGCCGCGACCTGATACGCTATTTCGGCGGAATACAAGAACTCCGCAAAGCGGGTGTTGATGAGATGGTCAAGGTGCCGGGCATCAGCAAATCACTGGCAGAAACCCTATACGCAGCTTTGCACGACGAGTAA
- a CDS encoding MlaE family ABC transporter permease, translating to MPSPVSSEQTDPQRPFSGPGSVTVEAGTLRVAGDWLLSHYRALTSVASSVSVQEISKLPVDLSRLDRIDTAGASQLASLVGPDRLLEAASAPGELPREKSALIAAVCEAMKDQPAPGRAAPSLLWSFITGTGQKVESIFRLLWILVGFIGQTLATLAWNLPRPRRWRMTAFVAAVHDTGLNALPIVALLTFLVGAVVAFLGATVLDGFGATIYTVNLVAFSFLREFGVLLAAILLAGRTASAFTAHIGAMKVNEELDAIRTLGLNPIELLVLPRVMAMMVSLPILTFVGMISGMVGGAVVCALVLDISPTQFMAIVERDIALKHFLVGLVKAPVFAFLIAVIGCLEGFKVAGSAQSVGEHTTASVVQSIFMVILLDSIAALFFMEMGW from the coding sequence GTGCCCAGTCCCGTTTCTTCCGAGCAGACCGATCCACAAAGACCTTTCTCCGGCCCGGGCTCCGTGACCGTTGAAGCCGGTACCCTCAGGGTCGCCGGGGACTGGTTGCTGAGCCATTACCGGGCGCTGACATCGGTGGCGTCTTCTGTGTCTGTACAGGAGATCAGCAAATTACCGGTTGACCTCTCCCGGTTGGACCGGATTGATACCGCCGGTGCATCACAACTGGCCTCGCTGGTCGGGCCGGATCGCTTGCTGGAAGCGGCGTCGGCCCCCGGAGAGTTACCCCGCGAGAAATCCGCCCTGATTGCGGCCGTCTGCGAAGCGATGAAAGACCAGCCCGCACCGGGCCGTGCGGCACCCTCCCTGCTCTGGAGCTTTATCACCGGAACCGGTCAGAAGGTGGAAAGCATCTTCCGGCTGCTGTGGATTCTCGTGGGTTTTATCGGCCAGACCCTGGCCACTCTGGCCTGGAACCTGCCCAGACCAAGGCGCTGGCGAATGACGGCGTTTGTAGCGGCCGTTCATGACACTGGCCTGAACGCACTGCCCATTGTGGCATTACTGACATTTCTGGTCGGTGCTGTTGTGGCCTTCCTCGGAGCCACGGTACTGGACGGCTTCGGCGCTACGATTTATACCGTCAACCTGGTGGCATTTTCATTCCTCCGGGAGTTCGGTGTGCTCCTCGCTGCCATCCTTCTGGCCGGCCGTACCGCCAGCGCTTTTACCGCACACATAGGCGCCATGAAGGTTAATGAAGAGCTGGATGCCATCCGCACCCTGGGGCTCAATCCCATTGAACTACTGGTACTGCCCCGGGTAATGGCCATGATGGTCAGCCTGCCGATTCTTACCTTTGTCGGGATGATCTCGGGGATGGTTGGCGGGGCCGTGGTGTGTGCCCTGGTGCTGGATATCTCGCCCACCCAGTTCATGGCCATTGTTGAGCGCGATATTGCACTGAAGCATTTCCTGGTGGGTCTGGTTAAAGCTCCGGTTTTTGCCTTTCTGATAGCGGTTATCGGCTGCCTTGAGGGGTTCAAGGTTGCAGGCAGCGCGCAATCCGTTGGGGAACACACAACCGCCAGTGTCGTCCAGTCCATTTTCATGGTCATTCTTCTGGACTCCATTGCTGCGCTATTCTTTATGGAAATGGGCTGGTAA